Sequence from the Clostridium botulinum genome:
ATTAATTATGTGAAAGCTTGTACTTAAAACTTTACTATCAGTATCTGGTAATTCATAATTAGATAATAGAACTAAATAATTTGTTATCTCTTTTTCTAAAGTATTGATTATTTTTTCATTATTATATACTTGTTTTATGTATTCTTCATTTTCAATTAAAAATGCCTTCATAGCTAATTCTATATTTTTTTGTGCAATTTTACCCATTCTAATTGTTTCATTAACAACTTGTCCAGTAGCTACTATAGGAGTATCTAGTAGATTTTTATCTAAATAAATTGCTCCTTCGGTTTCTAAAGAGTCATTACCTGGTAATATTTTATTTGCTAATAAAACAAGATATTTTGTAAATGGAAGCAAAATTATAGTACTGGTAATGTTAAAAATAGTATGAGCATTAGCAACCTGTCTAGCAACATCTGTAGGATTAATAATTTTTATAAATGAAATTAGTGGGTTTATAAATGGAACAAATATTAACACACCTATAACATTAAAAAAGAGATGTATTAAGCCAGCTTTTTTAGCAGTTTTATTTCCACTAGCAGATGCTAAAAGTGCTGTAACGCAAGTTCCAATATTACATCCAAATATAACTGGTAATGCAACATTCATATCAATAGTTCCAGTTGTAGCAAGTGCTATTAATATACCAGTTGTGGCAGAAGAACTTTGAACTACTGCAGTCATTAAAAGCCCACATAAAACTCCTAAGAGTTTGTTATTACCAACTAAAATTAAAACTTGAGAAAAAATTGGCGATTCAGCTAATGGCTTCATAGCGTTGGACATAAAGTTCATACCAAGAAATAAGATACCGAATCCTAATATTATGGAAGAGATATCTCTATGCTTTTTTTTGCTTGTTATTAGTAGTGAAATTGAACCTATTCCCACAAATAAGGGTGCAATATTATCTAACTTACAAGAAATTAATTGTGCTGTTATAGTTGTTCCGACATTTGCTCCCATGATAACGCCAGCAGCCTGCATAAGATTTATAAGACCTGCATTTACAAAGCTGACTACCATTACTGTTGTGGCACTAGAGCTTTGTATTACAGCAGTTACAAGAGCTCCAATAAAAACCCCCATGTATTTATTGTTTGTTACCTTTTCTAAAATGCTCTTTAATTTTTCACCTGCAACGTTTTCAAGACCGTCCCCCATAAGCTTCATACCAAAGAGAAATAGCCCTAATCCCCCAATTAATTCAATAAGCATATTTATACCATTCACATATATCTCTCCTTCGAAATAAAAAAGTAATTAAGTTTTTACATTTACATATTATAGCTTTTAATAAAGAAAAAGTAAAACTAAAAATAAAATCGAAAATTTATTGAGTATTTCATTTAAACTAATCTATAAATTTCAAGGTTTTAATTAGCCCATCGTGGGCAACTATAGAATTATGAAAAATTTCTTTTGCATTATTTAAAAAGTTTTCGGGAGCAGATAATGCGGCACTAAAGTGAGTTAAAATTAATTCATTACATTCTCCTTTTTTAGCAAGTGTTGCACTTTCTCTAAATGTCATATGTTTGTTTTTTATAGCTTTGTCTATATCCTCATCACTACCATAAGTTCCTTCGCAAATAAATAAGTCACTATATTTTATGAATTGAGGAAGAGTGCTGATTGGTCTAGTATCAGTTACATATGATATTTTAATACCTTTGCGAGCATTATCAAGAACTAAATCAGGAGTATATATTTTATTATCATAATTTACAATTTCTTGATTCTGTAATTTACTCCATAAAAGTTTAGGAACATTATTTTTTGATGCTTTTTCTACTGAAAATCTAGGTCGTCTTTTTATATAAAAACTATAACTTAAACATTTAGCAGAATGTTCAACTTCTAATGAAGACAATATAAGGTTACACTTATCATTATCTTCACATAAAAACATATTATTTTTATCTATTATAAATTTTAAATCATTATTTTCTAATTCAACAACTTCTAATTCATAAGGAAGATAAGGATTTATTATATTTAATCCATTAACAATTTCCTTTATTCCCTTCGGTCCAACTATTATAACTTTTTCAGTTCTCCCTGAATTCCCCATTGTAGATAGTAATCCAGGGAGTCCTATAGTATGATCACCATGTGAATGGGTTATACAAATTAAATCTATAGATTTAAAGCCCCAGCCTATTTCTCTCATAGCAACTTGGGTACCTTCACCACAATCAATCAAAATTTTTCTACCGTTTATGTTTATCAAAGTAGCAGATAAGTATTTATTAACCATAGGCATTCCACCTGTTGTTCCTAAAATGCATAAATCAATCATAAAAGTTCTCCTATCCTTATATAGTAAAAATTTGCCTATATCCTATATATTATAATAACAAAAAAAATATAAATAATACTAGTTTTATTTTGTACTATTGATAAATTTTTAATATAATATTCTAGACAGAATATTACTTTGGAGGGATGGCATTGAATAAAAAATATGACTATATTTTTATGGATTTAGATGGAACAATAACAGATCCTATGATTGGAATAACAAAATCAATACAATATTCATTAAAACATTTTGGAATTAATGTTGAAGATATTAATACATTAACTAAATTTATAGGTCCACCATTAAAAGACACTTTTAGATTAGACTATGGATTTAGTGAAGAAGAAACAGTAGTAGCTATGGAGAAATTTAGAGAAAGATTTGCAAGTATTGGACTTTTTGAAAATAATGTATATGAAGGTATGGAAGAATTTTTGAAATTATTAAAAGATAGTGGAAAAACTATTATGGTTGCAACATCAAAACCTAAATTTTTTGCAGAACAAATATTGGAACACTTTGGTTTATCAAAATATTTTACTTTTATCGGTGGTAGTAATATGGATGAAACGCGTTCTAAAAAGAGTGAAGTTATAGAATATGTTTTATCAGAAAATAATATAACTGATTTATCAAATGTTATTATGATAGGGGATAGAGAACATGATATTATAGGAGCAAAGGAATTTAATATTGATAGTATTGGAGTACTATATGGGTATGGTAATTATGATGAATTAAAAAAAGCAGGTGCAACATATATAGTTAAGGACTTAAAAGAATTATTAACTATACTTAAAATATAAATAAAGTCAAGTTGCTAAATTAGAATTTGATTTTGTATTATATTTTATATTTAGTTCATAATGATAAATATGTTAGTAATAATTTTCTTGAAAGCTATCTATAAAGAATCTATAATGATTAATAATAGTATTATTTAAATAACTATTATAAAGAGAGGGAAAAATGAAAATTAATTGGAATGAAAAATATAACACAATATCAATGTATTCTTTTATAGTTGTAAGTGCAATTATTGTATTTTACTTATCTATAGCTGAATTTGGATCATTATTAGGAAAAATAAGTGGAGTGATAGTAATATTCCAACCATTTATAATAGGGTTTTCAATAGCGTATATATTGAATTTCATATTAAAAT
This genomic interval carries:
- a CDS encoding Na/Pi cotransporter family protein, which translates into the protein MNGINMLIELIGGLGLFLFGMKLMGDGLENVAGEKLKSILEKVTNNKYMGVFIGALVTAVIQSSSATTVMVVSFVNAGLINLMQAAGVIMGANVGTTITAQLISCKLDNIAPLFVGIGSISLLITSKKKHRDISSIILGFGILFLGMNFMSNAMKPLAESPIFSQVLILVGNNKLLGVLCGLLMTAVVQSSSATTGILIALATTGTIDMNVALPVIFGCNIGTCVTALLASASGNKTAKKAGLIHLFFNVIGVLIFVPFINPLISFIKIINPTDVARQVANAHTIFNITSTIILLPFTKYLVLLANKILPGNDSLETEGAIYLDKNLLDTPIVATGQVVNETIRMGKIAQKNIELAMKAFLIENEEYIKQVYNNEKIINTLEKEITNYLVLLSNYELPDTDSKVLSTSFHIINDIERIGDHAKNIVELATEKIDDHIIIPPDAIEEIMSMYEQTLNALTLALKCYENSDYPNAKHVKEIESKIDTYEKALRENNIKRLNEKKCSANSSTIFLDLISNLERIGDHSTNIAERVM
- a CDS encoding HAD family hydrolase — encoded protein: MNKKYDYIFMDLDGTITDPMIGITKSIQYSLKHFGINVEDINTLTKFIGPPLKDTFRLDYGFSEEETVVAMEKFRERFASIGLFENNVYEGMEEFLKLLKDSGKTIMVATSKPKFFAEQILEHFGLSKYFTFIGGSNMDETRSKKSEVIEYVLSENNITDLSNVIMIGDREHDIIGAKEFNIDSIGVLYGYGNYDELKKAGATYIVKDLKELLTILKI
- a CDS encoding ribonuclease Z, with the protein product MIDLCILGTTGGMPMVNKYLSATLININGRKILIDCGEGTQVAMREIGWGFKSIDLICITHSHGDHTIGLPGLLSTMGNSGRTEKVIIVGPKGIKEIVNGLNIINPYLPYELEVVELENNDLKFIIDKNNMFLCEDNDKCNLILSSLEVEHSAKCLSYSFYIKRRPRFSVEKASKNNVPKLLWSKLQNQEIVNYDNKIYTPDLVLDNARKGIKISYVTDTRPISTLPQFIKYSDLFICEGTYGSDEDIDKAIKNKHMTFRESATLAKKGECNELILTHFSAALSAPENFLNNAKEIFHNSIVAHDGLIKTLKFID